In one Brassica oleracea var. oleracea cultivar TO1000 chromosome C9, BOL, whole genome shotgun sequence genomic region, the following are encoded:
- the LOC106318278 gene encoding U-box domain-containing protein 51 isoform X3 produces the protein MKAASAAVFRKGIEENRDEEEEEEVCNVFDAEVDSQTQTTSSHETKNNNLKGFFTSLLLMEEHEKQNQEAQNAASRREMSELQSNYRKRARTMSDHYSDLTDHYADAVDINRKKSRASRAAVASVSAAVTETEAEGSEITGSGSVNGTGQQRRLWVKDRSRAWWEECNRSDYPEDDFKKAFRMSKSTFELICEELNAAVAKEDTALRNAIPVRQRVAVCVWRLATGEPLRLVSKKFGLGISTCHKLVLEVCKAIKEVLMPKYLQWPDDESLRNIRETYESISGIPNVVGSMYTTHIPIIAPKISVASYFNKRHTERNQKTSYSITIQAVVNPNGVFTDLCIGWPGSMPDDKVLEKSLLYQRANNGGLLKGLWVAGGAGHPLLDWVLVPYTQQNLTWTQHAFNEKMSEVQRVAKEAFGRLKGRWACLQKRTEVKLQDLPTVLGACCVLHNICEIRGERMEPELMVEVVDDVVLPENALRSVNAMKARDTISHNLLHHGLAGRLIIMARYSSEDGHAPANSTVVAIDKDKNSHYAFRWAADHLFNMINNPNMILVHVRLKSSNHGDDELNQLFVPYRGYCARKGISMMEVILEDTDVARAILDYVNNNLVNNIVVGSASSSKNPFARSLKFTKSHDVAASILKSTPEFCSIYVISKGKVQSSQAAQRPITNTLVPPREPSSAFHLQNLPDPDQDPLPRGQRNSRNTTPERYHNDNGFNAMRERRRSAANGSLDFNYDFKQANGQRNPVGRNSFSDESDGGSLMMGSVDLSAQNYDFIGASGSSDESASQSTRDIEAEMKRLKLELRQTMDMYSSACKEALNAKKTANELNMWKKEEARRFEEARSAEEAALAVAEMEKAKCKAAMEAAEKAQRMAELEGQRRKQAEMKARRESQEKDRALTALGQNDVRYRKYSIEEIEEATDRFASNMKVGEGGYGPVYKGTLDHTPVAIKVLRPDAAQGKKQFQQEVEVLSCIRHPHMVLLLGACPEYGCLVYEFMENGSLEDRLFRRGNSPPLSWRKRFQIAAEIATALSFLHQTKPEPLVHRDLKPANILLDRNYVSKISDVGLARLVPASVANNVTQYHMTSAAGTFCYIDPEYQQTGKLTTKSDIYSLGIMLLQIITAKNPMGLAHHVSMAIEKGTFKDMLDPVVTDWPVEEAINFAKLCLKCSELRKRDRPDLGKDIVPELVRLRNLGLDNESGSQN, from the exons ATGAAAGCCGCCTCAGCCGCCGTTTTCCGGAAAGGAATCGAAGAAAACAGAGACGAGGAGGAAGAAGAAGAAGTCTGTAATGTCTTCGACGCCGAGGTAGATAGCCAGACTCAAACGACGTCGTCCCACGAAACCAAAAACAACAACCTCAAGGGATTCTTCACTTCCTTGCTCCTGATGGAGGAGCACGAGAAGCAGAACCAGGAAGCCCAAAACGCCGCTTCCCGCCGCGAAATGTCCGAGCTCCAGTCCAATTACCGGAAACGAGCCAGAACCATGTCCGATCACTACTCCGATCTCACCGATCACTACGCCGACGCCGTCGATATCAATCGGAAGAAGTCACGCGCCTCACGCGCCGCCGTCGCTTCCGTCTCCGCTGCCGTCACGGAGACAGAGGCCGAGGGGAGCGAGATAACCGGATCCGGTTCGGTTAACGGTACGGGTCAGCAGAGGCGGTTATGGGTGAAAGATCGAAGCCGAGCGTGGTGGGAAGAGTGTAACCGCTCGGATTATCCGGAAGACGATTTCAAAAAAGCGTTTCGAATGTCCAAATCGACGTTCGAGTTAATCTGCGAGGAGCTGAACGCGGCGGTCGCGAAAGAAGACACCGCGTTGAGAAACGCGATTCCCGTGCGGCAGCGAGTCGCGGTTTGCGTTTGGAGGTTAGCCACGGGGGAGCCGCTCCGTCTCGTCTCCAAGAAGTTCGGTTTAGGAATCTCCACGTGCCACAAGCTCGTCCTCGAGGTATGTAAAGCGATTAAAGAAGTTCTAATGCCTAAGTACCTTCAATGGCCTGATGATGAATCTTTAAGAAACATTAGAGAAACATACGAATCGATTTCGGGTATACCGAACGTTGTTGGGTCTATGTATACCACTCACATTCCGATTATAGCTCCTAAGATCAGTGTAGCTTCTTATTTCAACAAGAGACATACCGAGAGGAACCAAAAGACTTCGTACTCGATCACAATCCAAGCCGTTGTGAACCCAAACGGCGTGTTTACTGACTTGTGTATAGGATGGCCCGGGTCAATGCCTGATGATAAGGTGTTGGAGAAGTCGTTGTTGTACCAAAGAGCTAACAACGGAGGTCTTTTGAAAGGTTTGTGGGTCGCTGGTGGGGCCGGTCACCCGTTGTTAGACTGGGTCTTGGTTCCTTACACGCAGCAGAATTTGACTTGGACGCAGCACGCGTTTAACGAGAAGATGAGCGAGGTGCAGAGAGTAGCTAAGGAAGCGTTTGGGAGGTTGAAAGGACGGTGGGCGTGTCTGCAGAAGCGGACTGAAGTGAAGCTGCAAGATTTGCCTACGGTTTTGGGCGCGTGCTGTGTACTGCACAACATATGTGAGATCAGGGGGGAGAGGATGGAGCCGGAGCTCATGGTTGAAGTGGTTGATGATGTGGTTTTGCCTGAAAACGCGTTGAGATCGGTTAATGCGATGAAGGCGAGAGATACTATCTCACATAATCTATTGCATCATGGACTCGCGGGTA GATTGATAATAATGGCTCGTTACTCATCGGAAGATGGGCACGCGCCAGCTAATTCGACGGTGGTCGCCATTGACAAAGACAAGAACAGTCACTACGCCTTTCGCTGGGCCGCCGATCATCTCTTCAATATGATCAACAACCCTAACATGATTCTTGTCCATGTTCGTCTTAAAAGTTCAAACC ATGGAGACGATGAATTGAATCAGCTTTTTGTTCCGTACAGAGGTTATTGCGCGCGAAAAGGG ATTTCAATGATGGAGGTTATTCTAGAAGATACCGACGTTGCGAGAGCAATACTCGATTACGTTAACAACAACCTTGTGAACAACATCGTGGTGGGATCAGCATCATCCTCAAAGAACCCATTCGCTAGATCTCTCAAGTTCACTAAATCCCATGACGTTGCTGCTTCCATTCTGAAATCAACGCCTGAGTTTTGTTCCATCTACGTCATCTCCAAAGGCAAAGTTCAGTCTTCACAAGCAGCTCAAAGACCTATCACCAATACGCTTGTCCCACCTCGTGAACCATCATCCGCATTTCATCTCCAAAATCTACCTGACCCTGACCAAGATCCCTTGCCTAG GGGCCAGCGTAATTCAAGAAACACAACTCCAGAGAGGTATCATAATGATAATGGATTCAATGCCATGAGGGAAAGGCGCAGAAGCGCTGCAAATGGATCATTGGACTTTAATTATGATTTTAAGCAGGCAAATGGGCAAAGGAACCCTGTGGGACGTAACTCGTTTTCTGATGAATCGGATGGTGGATCTCTCATGATGGGTTCGGTTGATCTAAGTGCTCAGAATTATGATTTCATTGGTGCATCTGGCTCTTCTGATGAATCAGCTTCACAATCAACT AGAGATATTGAAGCTGAGATGAAAAGGTTAAAGCTTGAACTCAGGCAAACCATGGACATGTACAGCTCAGCTTGCAAGGAAGCACTTAATGCCAAAAAGACG GCAAATGAGCTCAACATGTGGAAAAAGGAAGAAGCTAGAAGATTTGAGGAAGCTAGGAGTGCTGAAGAGGCAGCCCTAGCTGTTGCAGAGATGGAGAAGGCCAAGTGCAAAGCGGCAATGGAAGCAGCTGAGAAAGCACAGAGAATGGCAGAGCTAGAAGGACAAAGAAGGAAGCAAGCAGAGATGAAAGCAAGAAGAGAATCTCAGGAGAAAGACCGTGCGCTTACTGCTTTGGGACAGAACGATGTCCGGTACAGAAAATACTCTATAGAAGAGATCGAAGAAGCTACCGACAGATTCGCAAGCAACATGAAAGTAGGAGAAGGAGGATACGGACCGGTTTATAAAGGCACACTTGATCACACTCCTGTCGCTATCAAAGTCTTGAGACCTGATGCTGCTCAAGGAAAGAAACAGTTTCAGCAAGAAGTCGAGGTTCTGAGTTGCATTAGACATCCTCACATGGTTCTTCTCCTCGGTGCGTGTCCTGAGTATGGATGCTTGGTGTATGAGTTCATGGAGAATGGGAGCTTAGAGGACAGACTCTTCCGTAGAGGAAACTCGCCGCCTCTTTCTTGGAGGAAAAGGTTTCAAATAGCGGCGGAGATCGCTACTGCACTCTCCTTCCTTCACCAAACAAAGCCAGAGCCTCTCGTTCACCGTGACCTAAAACCTGCTAATATACTCTTAGATAGAAACTACGTAAGCAAGATCAGTGACGTTGGACTAGCTCGGTTAGTCCCTGCTTCGGTGGCTAATAACGTCACACAATACCACATGACATCTGCAGCAGGAACGTTCTGTTACATAGACCCTGAGTACCAGCAAACGGGGAAGTTAACCACGAAGTCAGATATATATTCGTTAGGGATAATGCTGCTTCAGATCATTACTGCTAAGAATCCTATGGGTCTGGCTCATCATGTGTCGATGGCTATTGAGAAAGGAACTTTCAAGGATATGCTTGACCCGGTTGTGACTGATTGGCCGGTTGAAGAAGCTATAAATTTTGCTAAGCTGTGTCTGAAATGTTCAGAGCTAAGGAAGAGAGATAGACCAGATCTTGGAAAAGATATAGTTCCAGAGCTTGTCAGGTTAAGAAACTTGGGCTTGGACAATGAGTCAG GAAGCCAGAATTAG
- the LOC106318278 gene encoding uncharacterized protein LOC106318278 isoform X2, which yields MKAASAAVFRKGIEENRDEEEEEEVCNVFDAEVDSQTQTTSSHETKNNNLKGFFTSLLLMEEHEKQNQEAQNAASRREMSELQSNYRKRARTMSDHYSDLTDHYADAVDINRKKSRASRAAVASVSAAVTETEAEGSEITGSGSVNGTGQQRRLWVKDRSRAWWEECNRSDYPEDDFKKAFRMSKSTFELICEELNAAVAKEDTALRNAIPVRQRVAVCVWRLATGEPLRLVSKKFGLGISTCHKLVLEVCKAIKEVLMPKYLQWPDDESLRNIRETYESISGIPNVVGSMYTTHIPIIAPKISVASYFNKRHTERNQKTSYSITIQAVVNPNGVFTDLCIGWPGSMPDDKVLEKSLLYQRANNGGLLKGLWVAGGAGHPLLDWVLVPYTQQNLTWTQHAFNEKMSEVQRVAKEAFGRLKGRWACLQKRTEVKLQDLPTVLGACCVLHNICEIRGERMEPELMVEVVDDVVLPENALRSVNAMKARDTISHNLLHHGLAVLRHHSFV from the exons ATGAAAGCCGCCTCAGCCGCCGTTTTCCGGAAAGGAATCGAAGAAAACAGAGACGAGGAGGAAGAAGAAGAAGTCTGTAATGTCTTCGACGCCGAGGTAGATAGCCAGACTCAAACGACGTCGTCCCACGAAACCAAAAACAACAACCTCAAGGGATTCTTCACTTCCTTGCTCCTGATGGAGGAGCACGAGAAGCAGAACCAGGAAGCCCAAAACGCCGCTTCCCGCCGCGAAATGTCCGAGCTCCAGTCCAATTACCGGAAACGAGCCAGAACCATGTCCGATCACTACTCCGATCTCACCGATCACTACGCCGACGCCGTCGATATCAATCGGAAGAAGTCACGCGCCTCACGCGCCGCCGTCGCTTCCGTCTCCGCTGCCGTCACGGAGACAGAGGCCGAGGGGAGCGAGATAACCGGATCCGGTTCGGTTAACGGTACGGGTCAGCAGAGGCGGTTATGGGTGAAAGATCGAAGCCGAGCGTGGTGGGAAGAGTGTAACCGCTCGGATTATCCGGAAGACGATTTCAAAAAAGCGTTTCGAATGTCCAAATCGACGTTCGAGTTAATCTGCGAGGAGCTGAACGCGGCGGTCGCGAAAGAAGACACCGCGTTGAGAAACGCGATTCCCGTGCGGCAGCGAGTCGCGGTTTGCGTTTGGAGGTTAGCCACGGGGGAGCCGCTCCGTCTCGTCTCCAAGAAGTTCGGTTTAGGAATCTCCACGTGCCACAAGCTCGTCCTCGAGGTATGTAAAGCGATTAAAGAAGTTCTAATGCCTAAGTACCTTCAATGGCCTGATGATGAATCTTTAAGAAACATTAGAGAAACATACGAATCGATTTCGGGTATACCGAACGTTGTTGGGTCTATGTATACCACTCACATTCCGATTATAGCTCCTAAGATCAGTGTAGCTTCTTATTTCAACAAGAGACATACCGAGAGGAACCAAAAGACTTCGTACTCGATCACAATCCAAGCCGTTGTGAACCCAAACGGCGTGTTTACTGACTTGTGTATAGGATGGCCCGGGTCAATGCCTGATGATAAGGTGTTGGAGAAGTCGTTGTTGTACCAAAGAGCTAACAACGGAGGTCTTTTGAAAGGTTTGTGGGTCGCTGGTGGGGCCGGTCACCCGTTGTTAGACTGGGTCTTGGTTCCTTACACGCAGCAGAATTTGACTTGGACGCAGCACGCGTTTAACGAGAAGATGAGCGAGGTGCAGAGAGTAGCTAAGGAAGCGTTTGGGAGGTTGAAAGGACGGTGGGCGTGTCTGCAGAAGCGGACTGAAGTGAAGCTGCAAGATTTGCCTACGGTTTTGGGCGCGTGCTGTGTACTGCACAACATATGTGAGATCAGGGGGGAGAGGATGGAGCCGGAGCTCATGGTTGAAGTGGTTGATGATGTGGTTTTGCCTGAAAACGCGTTGAGATCGGTTAATGCGATGAAGGCGAGAGATACTATCTCACATAATCTATTGCATCATGGACTCGCGG TTTTGAGGCATCACTCATTTGTCTAG
- the LOC106318278 gene encoding uncharacterized protein LOC106318278 isoform X1 — protein MKAASAAVFRKGIEENRDEEEEEEVCNVFDAEVDSQTQTTSSHETKNNNLKGFFTSLLLMEEHEKQNQEAQNAASRREMSELQSNYRKRARTMSDHYSDLTDHYADAVDINRKKSRASRAAVASVSAAVTETEAEGSEITGSGSVNGTGQQRRLWVKDRSRAWWEECNRSDYPEDDFKKAFRMSKSTFELICEELNAAVAKEDTALRNAIPVRQRVAVCVWRLATGEPLRLVSKKFGLGISTCHKLVLEVCKAIKEVLMPKYLQWPDDESLRNIRETYESISGIPNVVGSMYTTHIPIIAPKISVASYFNKRHTERNQKTSYSITIQAVVNPNGVFTDLCIGWPGSMPDDKVLEKSLLYQRANNGGLLKGLWVAGGAGHPLLDWVLVPYTQQNLTWTQHAFNEKMSEVQRVAKEAFGRLKGRWACLQKRTEVKLQDLPTVLGACCVLHNICEIRGERMEPELMVEVVDDVVLPENALRSVNAMKARDTISHNLLHHGLAASGSPIMSGSTDQMQTDRRDKICFSYINALIKILEFVLTYN, from the exons ATGAAAGCCGCCTCAGCCGCCGTTTTCCGGAAAGGAATCGAAGAAAACAGAGACGAGGAGGAAGAAGAAGAAGTCTGTAATGTCTTCGACGCCGAGGTAGATAGCCAGACTCAAACGACGTCGTCCCACGAAACCAAAAACAACAACCTCAAGGGATTCTTCACTTCCTTGCTCCTGATGGAGGAGCACGAGAAGCAGAACCAGGAAGCCCAAAACGCCGCTTCCCGCCGCGAAATGTCCGAGCTCCAGTCCAATTACCGGAAACGAGCCAGAACCATGTCCGATCACTACTCCGATCTCACCGATCACTACGCCGACGCCGTCGATATCAATCGGAAGAAGTCACGCGCCTCACGCGCCGCCGTCGCTTCCGTCTCCGCTGCCGTCACGGAGACAGAGGCCGAGGGGAGCGAGATAACCGGATCCGGTTCGGTTAACGGTACGGGTCAGCAGAGGCGGTTATGGGTGAAAGATCGAAGCCGAGCGTGGTGGGAAGAGTGTAACCGCTCGGATTATCCGGAAGACGATTTCAAAAAAGCGTTTCGAATGTCCAAATCGACGTTCGAGTTAATCTGCGAGGAGCTGAACGCGGCGGTCGCGAAAGAAGACACCGCGTTGAGAAACGCGATTCCCGTGCGGCAGCGAGTCGCGGTTTGCGTTTGGAGGTTAGCCACGGGGGAGCCGCTCCGTCTCGTCTCCAAGAAGTTCGGTTTAGGAATCTCCACGTGCCACAAGCTCGTCCTCGAGGTATGTAAAGCGATTAAAGAAGTTCTAATGCCTAAGTACCTTCAATGGCCTGATGATGAATCTTTAAGAAACATTAGAGAAACATACGAATCGATTTCGGGTATACCGAACGTTGTTGGGTCTATGTATACCACTCACATTCCGATTATAGCTCCTAAGATCAGTGTAGCTTCTTATTTCAACAAGAGACATACCGAGAGGAACCAAAAGACTTCGTACTCGATCACAATCCAAGCCGTTGTGAACCCAAACGGCGTGTTTACTGACTTGTGTATAGGATGGCCCGGGTCAATGCCTGATGATAAGGTGTTGGAGAAGTCGTTGTTGTACCAAAGAGCTAACAACGGAGGTCTTTTGAAAGGTTTGTGGGTCGCTGGTGGGGCCGGTCACCCGTTGTTAGACTGGGTCTTGGTTCCTTACACGCAGCAGAATTTGACTTGGACGCAGCACGCGTTTAACGAGAAGATGAGCGAGGTGCAGAGAGTAGCTAAGGAAGCGTTTGGGAGGTTGAAAGGACGGTGGGCGTGTCTGCAGAAGCGGACTGAAGTGAAGCTGCAAGATTTGCCTACGGTTTTGGGCGCGTGCTGTGTACTGCACAACATATGTGAGATCAGGGGGGAGAGGATGGAGCCGGAGCTCATGGTTGAAGTGGTTGATGATGTGGTTTTGCCTGAAAACGCGTTGAGATCGGTTAATGCGATGAAGGCGAGAGATACTATCTCACATAATCTATTGCATCATGGACTCGCGG CTAGCGGCTCTCCAATCATGTCGGGATCCACCGATCAGATGCAGACCGACCGGCGAGATAAGATATGTTTTTCCTATATTAATGCCTTAATTAAGATCTTGGAGTTTGTTTTAACTTATAACTAA